Proteins encoded within one genomic window of Aerococcus viridans:
- a CDS encoding V-type ATP synthase subunit D, translated as MDINNTPTKGNLMQIQKTLDLSRNGYLLMDRKRIILMNELIDLLNKASGLQDDLKKAYELAYHKLTIAAYENGILSVHDASTNVDVEDDIQLKVRSVMGSEVPEINYKPRPMKPAYSFYDNTVAIDEARIAFRRVKELLIQIAEVENAAYRLANNMQKTQKRVNALQNVTIPQLEGAQKSISSALEEKEREEFTRLKVVKRILNSK; from the coding sequence ATGGATATTAATAACACCCCTACCAAGGGGAACTTAATGCAGATTCAAAAGACATTAGATCTTTCGCGAAACGGTTACCTATTGATGGACCGGAAACGGATTATCTTGATGAATGAGTTGATTGATTTGCTGAATAAGGCTTCTGGCTTACAAGATGACCTTAAAAAGGCTTATGAGTTGGCTTATCATAAATTGACAATTGCTGCTTATGAAAATGGTATTTTAAGTGTACATGATGCATCAACTAACGTAGATGTTGAAGACGATATCCAATTAAAAGTACGTAGTGTCATGGGTTCAGAGGTGCCAGAAATTAATTACAAACCCCGACCTATGAAGCCCGCTTACTCATTCTATGACAATACAGTAGCTATTGATGAAGCAAGGATTGCCTTTCGTCGGGTAAAAGAATTGTTGATTCAAATTGCTGAAGTTGAGAATGCGGCTTATCGTTTAGCGAACAACATGCAGAAAACGCAAAAACGTGTAAATGCCCTTCAAAACGTGACCATTCCTCAATTGGAGGGTGCACAAAAATCTATTTCTTCAGCCCTTGAAGAGAAAGAACGTGAAGAATTTACCCGTCTTAAAGTGGTTAAACGTATCTTAAACAGCAAGTAG
- a CDS encoding YebC/PmpR family DNA-binding transcriptional regulator: MSGHNKWSKIKNKKGATDAKRAKVFQKLSREIYVATKAGGPDPESNPSLRLVMDKAKAANMPNDNVNRAIEKGSSNTAGEDYDEITYEGYGPGGIAILVETLTDNTNRTLTNIRTIFNKNGGSLGESGSVAYMFDRQGYIVIEREGLDLDEDEMLMNVIEAGGEDMTTSDEVFEISTEASDFTDVRDALEAQGFKLAQAEITMVAKTMLELPEDKASQLENLIDLLEDDDDVQNVHYNTELAE, encoded by the coding sequence GTGTCTGGACATAATAAATGGAGTAAAATCAAAAACAAAAAAGGTGCAACCGATGCTAAACGAGCGAAAGTATTCCAAAAACTTTCTCGTGAAATTTATGTAGCAACGAAAGCGGGTGGACCTGATCCAGAATCAAACCCATCTTTACGTTTGGTTATGGATAAAGCAAAAGCAGCGAACATGCCTAACGACAATGTAAACCGTGCGATTGAAAAAGGTTCAAGTAACACTGCTGGTGAAGACTACGATGAAATCACGTACGAAGGTTATGGACCAGGCGGTATTGCTATTTTAGTTGAAACCTTAACTGATAATACCAACCGTACGTTAACCAATATACGTACTATCTTTAACAAAAACGGTGGTTCATTAGGTGAATCAGGTTCAGTTGCTTACATGTTTGACCGTCAAGGTTACATCGTGATTGAGCGTGAAGGTTTAGACCTTGACGAAGATGAAATGTTAATGAACGTAATCGAAGCTGGTGGGGAAGACATGACAACTTCAGATGAAGTATTTGAAATTTCTACAGAAGCTTCTGACTTCACTGATGTTCGCGACGCCTTAGAAGCGCAAGGATTCAAATTAGCACAGGCTGAAATCACAATGGTAGCTAAAACAATGTTAGAACTACCTGAAGATAAAGCCAGCCAACTTGAAAACTTGATCGACTTATTAGAAGACGACGATGATGTACAAAACGTACATTACAATACAGAATTAGCTGAATAA
- a CDS encoding diacylglycerol/lipid kinase family protein, protein MSKVRLIINPSSGKGTGKEIQSDLEKALSASFDDVETKFTEGEGDAKKWAREASDEGYEAVVVVGGDGTVNEGISGIAETDSTIKFGLIPLGTANDLARALGISLKPQEAAKDLANFKTRKIDIAKINDQYFCNVAAIGSIPTAVMETSSEDKSKFGFFAYVRDSMRAVLNDNQYTYNLVLDDDKEIEISTKVLVVALTNSVGSFENMIANATPDDGLLHIMTLKDENLFAALPSMLQELNGGYISEANNMITYNVKKVAISVVTEDADEVKVNIDGEVGPALPIAIEVLPSHVEVMVPNK, encoded by the coding sequence ATGTCTAAAGTAAGGTTGATTATTAACCCATCATCAGGTAAGGGGACGGGGAAAGAAATTCAAAGTGATTTAGAAAAAGCGCTGTCTGCTTCCTTCGACGATGTCGAAACAAAGTTCACTGAAGGAGAGGGCGACGCCAAAAAATGGGCTCGTGAAGCAAGCGACGAAGGGTATGAAGCTGTTGTCGTCGTTGGTGGTGATGGAACTGTTAACGAAGGGATTTCAGGAATCGCTGAAACAGATTCAACCATTAAATTTGGTCTTATTCCACTTGGGACAGCCAACGATCTAGCTCGAGCTTTAGGAATTAGCCTAAAACCTCAAGAAGCAGCTAAAGACTTAGCTAACTTCAAGACACGAAAAATTGATATCGCTAAAATAAACGACCAATACTTCTGCAACGTGGCCGCTATTGGATCAATTCCAACAGCCGTAATGGAAACATCAAGTGAAGATAAATCAAAATTTGGTTTCTTCGCCTACGTGCGTGACTCAATGAGAGCTGTATTAAACGATAACCAATACACCTACAACTTAGTCTTAGACGACGATAAAGAAATCGAAATCTCAACCAAAGTACTAGTGGTTGCCTTAACAAACAGTGTAGGATCATTTGAAAATATGATTGCTAACGCAACTCCAGATGATGGCTTATTACATATCATGACCTTAAAGGATGAAAATCTATTTGCTGCATTACCGAGTATGTTACAAGAATTAAACGGCGGGTATATCTCTGAAGCCAATAACATGATTACGTATAACGTTAAAAAAGTAGCTATCTCTGTCGTTACTGAAGACGCTGATGAAGTGAAAGTAAATATTGACGGTGAGGTTGGTCCAGCGCTACCAATTGCTATCGAAGTCTTACCATCACATGTGGAAGTAATGGTACCTAATAAATAG